The Malus sylvestris chromosome 12, drMalSylv7.2, whole genome shotgun sequence genome contains a region encoding:
- the LOC126594385 gene encoding uncharacterized protein LOC126594385 — MSQVDLEQGPHRRSFSGSADGGSSVCFSDADDGSCYSQFFSTNGGSYDEYNFAFVSDPQIGVVSDSRRASSVSDSSVEVVEIQIGVPEIKVHLDRVERDCRICHLGLESNSHESGAPIELGCSCKDDLAAAHKNCADTWFKIKGNKTCEICQAVARNVVGPNDIEFAEQSNESSAASATASVAAPGPSTETQSFWHGHRFLNFLLACMVFAFVISWLFHFNVPS; from the exons ATGTCCCAAGTCGATTTAGAGCAAGGGCCCCACCGCCGCTCCTTCTCCGGAAGCGCCGACGGCGGAAGCAGCGTCTGCTTCTCCGACGCAGACGACGGGTCGTGTTACTCTCAGTTCTTCTCGACCAATGGCGGCTCCTACGACGAGTACAATTTTGCGTTCGTCTCTGATCCTCAGATCGGCGTGGTGTCAGATTCTCGGAGAGCCTCGTCTGTTTCGGACAGTTCGGTCGAGGTTGTCGAAATTCAGATTGGAGTTCCGGAAATTAAGGTGCATTTGGATAGAGTAGAGAGAGATTGTCGGATTTGTCATCTGGGTTTGGAGAGTAACAGCCACGAATCCGGGGCTCCGATTGAATTGGGTTGTTCTTGCAAGGATGATTTGGCTGCTGCCCATAAGAACTGTGCTGATACGTGGTTCAAGATTAAGGGCAACAA GACCTGTGAGATATGCCAGGCAGTTGCACGCAACGTCGTTGGGCCAAATGACATCGAGTTCGCAGAGCAGTCGAACGAATCCAGTGCCGCCTCAGCAACAGCTTCAGTTGCCGCCCCAGGGCCGTCCACAGAGACTCAAAGTTTCTGGCACGGTCACCGCTTCCTCAACTTCCTCCTTGCCTGCATGGTATTTGCTTTTGTCATATCATGGCTCTTTCACTTCAACGTTCCGTCGTGA